One genomic segment of Mytilus trossulus isolate FHL-02 chromosome 4, PNRI_Mtr1.1.1.hap1, whole genome shotgun sequence includes these proteins:
- the LOC134715304 gene encoding kinase suppressor of Ras 2-like produces the protein MASSITSLVHPSCTQRCSLKRRRSHRSSKYTSNEAMKGEEHWTKVLQTKEQTAFYKNRCACKKSPNLNSLVRHRSEGAENIFPSVFRRFYVWINSRVKSHNTHDHDKVFIPEIQTRSGSDSGCETDIISNTHPVLIRTQKLQLDLISINDADDPNYVYIRNNKSADASPSLHPFSSIHNSFSNINEVLTDDNKKNFLTLSVGESGSRQNLTVTRSAPSQSQRTSRVAEPVCKIKPYHTWPLSRKVLEQKEEEKSTVFDNLENRSMYRNPSAEDLTNLKEFSIPYEDLEFTTCFRTGRDRVIYRGKWHGDVNIHYYGSYTALDFWHLVTKMQRVRHENVALFMGSCTDFNKYSIIESIQDGVSLYEHIHIQKEVSSMQSKIQLLRQISHGMGYLHAKGIVVKNLNTRNIFLCPKARVSVMDYGIVEPQHDREGLACVPRGYLTYMAPEILRTLMVDPPIIYMKAECTKESDVFAFGTIVYELVTWRYPFFGQLPESIIWRICTNQYEEIDKIKSAKAMKRIMELCWSFDPGDRPSFANISKDLNRTISLHKRHSISEPDILSRFGSISCC, from the exons ATGGCATCCTCTATAACAAGTTTGGTACATCCAAGCTGCACTCAGAG GTGTTCCCTGAAAAGGAGAAGATCGCATCGATCATCAAAGTACACAAGTAATGAAGCAATGAAAG GTGAAGAACATTGGACTAAAGTTCTCCAGACAAAAGAACAAACTGCATTTTATAAAAACAGATGTGCTTGTAAAAAATCGCCAAATTTAAATAGTTTAGTCCGTCATCGGTCAGAAGGAGCGGAAAATATATTTCCTTCAGTTTTTCGACGATTCTATGTATGGATAAATTCTAGAGTAAAATCACATAATACACATGATCATGACAAAGTTTTCATACCGGAAATTCAGACACGATCAGGATCTGACTCCGGATGCGAAACAGATATAATATCAAATACACATCCGGTCTTGATACGAACTCAAAAACTACAACTTGACCTAATTAGCATAAACGATGCAGATGACCCAAACTATGTATATATTAGAAACAATAAATCAGCTGACGCCTCACCATCGCTTCATCCATTTTCATCTATTCATAACTCATTTTCGAATATTAATGAAGTACTTACTGATGACAACAAAAAGAATTTTTTAACACTCAGCGTGGGAGAATCTGGAAGCCGACAAAATTTAACAGTTACAAGAAGTGCACCTTCACAAAGCCAGCGAACATCACGTGTGGCTGAACCAGTCTGTAAAATCAAACCATATCACACGTGGCCTCTTTCGAGAAAAGTTCTAGAACAGAAAG aagAAGAAAAGAGTACAGTGTTTGACAATTTAGAAAACCGTTCTATGTACCG AAATCCGTCAGCTGAAGATCTCACAAACCTGAAGGAATTTTCCATTCCATACGAAGACCTTGAATTTACCACGTGTTTTCGGACTGGCAGAGATCGGGTCATTTACCG AGGGAAATGGCATGGTGATGTCAACATACATTATTATGGCAGTTACACAGCTTTAGATTTCTGGCATTTGGTTACAAAGATGCAGCGAGTTCGTCACGAAAATGTTGCTTTATTTATGGGATCGTGTACAGATTTCAACAAATATTCCATTATTGAAAG catacAAGATGGCGTATCGTTATACGAACATATACATATCCAGAAAGAAGTCTCAAGTATGCAGTCCAAAATACAGCTTCTACGGCAGATCTCTCATGGAATGGGATATCTTCATGCAAAAGGAATAGTGGTGAAAAATCTTAAtacaagaaatatatttttgtgtcCAAAAGCACGCGTCAGTGTTATGGATTATGGAATTGTGGAACCACAACATGATAG AGAGGGATTAGCTTGTGTACCAAGAGGATATCTTACATACATGGCCCCTGAAATTCTACGTACATTGATGGTTGATCCACCAATCATTTACATGAAGGCAGAATGCACAAAAGAATCAGACGTTTTTGCTTTCGG GACTATAGTTTATGAATTGGTCACGTGGAGGTATCCCTTTTTTGGACAGTTACCTGAATCTATTATATGGAGAATATGTACCAATCAATACGAAGagatagataaaataaaaagtgcaAAAGCAATgaag CGTATAATGGAATTGTGCTGGTCGTTTGATCCTGGAGACAGACCAAGTTTTGCTAACATCAGTAAAGACTTGAACAGAACG ATATCATTACACAAAAGACATAGTATTTCGGAGCCAGACATTTTAAGTAGATTCGGCTCAATCAGTTGTTGCTAA